DNA from Thermococcus argininiproducens:
CTACTGGAGAAGAGCTTAACATGATGCTGAAAGAGTTTTTTAAAGACCTTGGGGAACTCGGAAAGAGGAGAAAAATAACTGCGGGAGTTGCTCCTCATGCAGGATACGTGTTCTCTGGATTTACTGCTTCAAGAACATATAAAGCTATTTACGAAGACGGTTTACCAGAAACTTTTGTTGTGATAGGGCCCAACCACACTGGCCTAGGTTCACCAGTGGCTATTTACCCAGAAGGAGAATGGGTAACTCCAATGGGGGAAATCAAAGTTGATGGAGACTTCGCTAAAGCCATAGCAAAACACTCGGGAATAGCAGACTTAGACGAGTTTGCCCACAAATATGAACATTCTATAGAAGTGCAGATACCTTTTATTCAATATATCTCTCAAAAAGCTGAAGAAGAGGTAAAGATTGTTCCCATAACTCTTGGTCTCCAAGATGACGAAGTAGCCGAGGATTTGGGAAAGGCAATTTTTGAAGCAAGTCAAGAGCTTGGAAGAGATATCGTTATTATAGCAAGCACGGATATGATGCACTATGGGTATGCTTATGGTTATGTGCCTTTTAGAGCAAGAGGAGAAGATCTGCTAGGAAGAATTAGGGAGTGGGACTTTAGGGTTATTCAGAAGATCCTTGAGTTTGACCATAAAGGAATGTTTGATGAAATTAGGAAGATGGATCACACAATGTGCGGCCCTGGAGGAGTAGCAACTGCGATAGTGTTTTCAAAACTTGTTGGAGCCGTTGAAGCAGAGGTTTTACATTACACCACAAGCTTTGAGGTGAGCAGAAGTACGGATGCCGTGGTAGGATATGTGAGTGTTGTTATGAAAAAATGAAGACCTAACCTTCTCCTCACCATGAAGGTTGAGGTTTCAGAAAAAAGTAAAGATTTACAAAAAAGTATGGCAGATTACAATTTATGGGAAGTAAAAAATTTATAAAGAATAAGACCACAATTATTATTACGAACTTTCACAAGAAGAGGAAGGTGGAAAAATGAAAAAGATTGTTAAAAAGGTGTTTCAGTTCATAGGAATCCTCCTTTTTATTTTGGCTGGCTTATATTTAACCCACCTTTCTCTCAATCTGAACGATCCACACTTAAATGATCTGGATGTTATAGACCTCACTGTGAAATCTGCCATGTATTTCTTAATACTCGGTATAGCCATGATTTCATTTTCTTTGTTCTATTCTGAACTCAGTGCCATGGCCAAATCCCTGGCCGCAACAGTTCTTCTAGGTTTGGCGGCGCTACCCGGATACACTATTGGTGTAGAGCCTTTAATAATAGGATGCTCACCATGTAGCGCATTTGAGATGCACTGGCTTTCAAACCTTGTTGGCCTACTTATTTTTGTGCTTTCGATTGGAGGCCTCTTCCTTTTGTGGCTCCCATTTTTAAAAAGAAAAATGTAAACAACCAAAAGGAAAATAAATTTAACAAACATACTCTAAAGCATGAAAAATTAGATTAGTTAAGATCATCAAAAGGAGGGACAAAAATGAGGGTTCTTGCTTCAGCCCCAGCTAAAATTATTCTCTTTGGAGAGCACAGTGTTGTTTATGGGAAACCCGCTATAGCGGCAGCTATTGATTTGAGAACCTATGTGAGAGCCGAATTCAATAAAAATGGGAGGATAAGGATAGAGGCAAAGGATATAAGAACTCCTGGCCTAACAGTTTCTTTCTCAGAAGATCAAATATATTTTGAAACAGACTATGGAAGAGCTGCAGAGGTTTTGAGCTACGTAAGAGAAGCCATAAACCTTGTCATGGAAGAAGCTGATAAGCAGAAAGGAGTAACAGTTTCTATAACTTCTCAAATTCCCGTGGGTGCTGGCCTTGGAAGCTCAGCCGCTGTAGCAGTAGCTACGATAGGCGCTGTCTCAAAGCTTTTGAACTTGGAACTAAGCAATGCAGAGATAGCTAAACTTGGACACAAAGTGGAGCTCCTTGTCCAAGGAGCTTCGAGTGGAATTGACCCAACGGTTTCTGCTGTTGGTGGTTTTCTTTACTACCAAAATGGCTCCTTTGAAAGTCTGCCAGTGGTGGAGCTTCCAATAGTCGTGGGATACACAGGTTCAAGCGGAAGCACTAAGGAACTTGTTGCTAAAGTTAGGAAAAGCTTCGATGAGATGCCAGAGATAATTGACCCCATCCTTAACTCAATGGGGAAAGTTGTTGAAAAGGCCAAAGAGATAATACTAGCAGAATATGACAAAGAAATTAAATTCGAGCTCTTGGGAAGGTTAATGAATATAAATCACGGCTTGCTCGATGCGTTAGGAGTTTCAACTAAGAGTTTGAGCGATTTAGTGTATGCTTCAAGAGAAGCTGGAGCTTTGGGAGCCAAGATAACTGGAGCAGGAGGAGGTGGATGCATGTACGCCTTAGCTCCAGAAAAGCAAAGTGAAGTTGCAACAGCCATAAAAATCGCTGGTGGAATGCCAATGATAACCAAGATTAGCAAAGAAGGACTTAGAATTGAGGAGGTTGAGAAATGATAATCATCAAACTTGGTGGAAGTGTTATAAGTAACAAGAACAAACCTTACTCGTTTAATCAGGAGATTATTGAACAGACAGCCGAGGAGATTGCTCAATTTTATCCAAATGAACAGTTCATTTTCGTTCACGGTGGAGGAAGTTTTGGACATCCAAATGCTAGGGAGTACAAAATTCGAGAAGGTCTAATAGGAGATGTAAAAAGAAAAAGAATAGGATTCTCCAAGACACACCAAGCAATGCTTAAACTAAACAGTCTAATAGTCGAAACTTTCCTCGAAAAGGGCCTACCTGCCTATTCTGTATCTTCTTCATCAATATTCCTCATAGAAAAAGGTGAAATTGTCTATGGTGAGCTCGAAGTTTTAAGAAAGCTATTGGAGAAAGATTTCATCCCAGTTCTCTTTGGTGACACGGCAATAGCCCTGGATAAGGGAATAGACATTCTCTCTGGGGATCAGATAATAAACTATCTTGCAAGGATGTTCAAACCAAGCAAAGTACTTTTTTTGATGGACGTTGATGGGATCTATGATAAAAATCCAAAAGAAAAAGGGGCAAAACTCATTAAAGAACTTACCAAAGAAGAAATTAAACACCTGCTGGAAAGCTCAGAATCGGCTGGAATAGATGTAACGGGAGGTATCGGAAATAAACTAAAGAAAGCTCTAGAAATAGCCCACTACACAGATGTGTATTTTGCTAATGGAATGGTCAAGGGAAATTTAATAAGAATCTTGAAAGGAGAAAATCCAGGGACAATTATTAAGAGGTGGTAAAATGGATAAAGAAGAGCTTACTGTAATTAGAAAGTTTGAACACATAGAGCACTGCTTAAAGAAGCAAGTTGAAGCTCATGTAAGTACCCAATTCGAGAACATACATTTTGTTCATACATCCCTACCTGAAATAGACAAAGAGGAAATAGATTTAAGCATTGAATTCCTTGGAAGGAGATTTGATTACCCAATAATGATCGCTGGCATGACTGGAGGAACTAAGGGATCTCAAATTGCCGGCAAAATCAACAAAACTCTCGCCAAAGCTGCCCAAGAGCTGAATATTCCCATGGGTGTCGGAAGCCAGCGAGCAATGATTAGAAAACCCGAGACCTGGGAAAGTTACTACGTTAGAGACGTTGCGCCAGACATTTTCCTTGTTGGCAATTTGGGAGCACCCCAATTTGCTGAGAATATGCCAAACCGATATGGTGTTGAGGAGGCCTTGAAAGCTGTGGAAACAATCCAAGCCGACGCCCTTGCTATTCACATGAATCCTCTTCAAGAGAGCGTCCAACCGGAGGGAGATACACAATATAAAGGTGTCATAAACGCTTTGGCAGAACTTAAGAGTGAGCTCTCATATCCCATAATAGCCAAAGAAACTGGAGCTGGAGTCTCAATGGAAGTTGCAATAAAGTTGGAGAGCATTGGAATCGACGCAATAGACGTTGGAGGTCTTGGAGGAACATCATGGAGTGGCGTTGAGTACTACAGAGCAAAGGATGAGAGAAGTAGGAATCTAGCCTTAAAGTTCTGGGACTGGGGAATTCCAACTGCTTTAAGCGTTGCTGAAGTTAGATATGCAACTACCTTGCCAATAATAGCAACAGGTGGAATTAGAGATGGGATAGCAATTGCAAAGGCCTTAACACTTGGCGCAAACCTTGCAGGAGTTGCTTTACCTCTGCTGAAGCCAGCAGTCAATGGAGATGTCGAGGGAGTGATCAAGATTCTTCAACGATACATAGATGAACTTAAAAATGCTATGTTTCTTGTAGGAGCAAGAAACGTGGAAGAGCTTAAGAAAGTCCCTCTCGTAGTTACAGGTTTTGCAAGAGAATGGCTTGAGCAAAGAATTGACTTGTGGGAATTTTTGAAAGATAGAAGACTTTGAAGCTTTTTCTTTTCTAATGCACATATTTTTAAACCCTCGAAGCTAGTATACCTTAACCCGGTGGAGTTCCGCTCCACCAGCCAAAGGGCCGAGGCCGACAAAAAGTCCGCCTCAATAAAATAGTGGAGGAACTGAAATGATAAAAGTCTACACAATAGGTGGTTATGAAGAAGTAGGTAAAAATATGACTGCCATAGAATATGAAAATGAGATTATAATAATTGATATGGGAATTAGACTTGATCGAGTTCTTATTCATGAAGATGTTAACTTTCAACAAATGA
Protein-coding regions in this window:
- a CDS encoding MEMO1 family protein; the encoded protein is MLRYPTVAGSFYPTGEELNMMLKEFFKDLGELGKRRKITAGVAPHAGYVFSGFTASRTYKAIYEDGLPETFVVIGPNHTGLGSPVAIYPEGEWVTPMGEIKVDGDFAKAIAKHSGIADLDEFAHKYEHSIEVQIPFIQYISQKAEEEVKIVPITLGLQDDEVAEDLGKAIFEASQELGRDIVIIASTDMMHYGYAYGYVPFRARGEDLLGRIREWDFRVIQKILEFDHKGMFDEIRKMDHTMCGPGGVATAIVFSKLVGAVEAEVLHYTTSFEVSRSTDAVVGYVSVVMKK
- a CDS encoding mevalonate kinase; the encoded protein is MRVLASAPAKIILFGEHSVVYGKPAIAAAIDLRTYVRAEFNKNGRIRIEAKDIRTPGLTVSFSEDQIYFETDYGRAAEVLSYVREAINLVMEEADKQKGVTVSITSQIPVGAGLGSSAAVAVATIGAVSKLLNLELSNAEIAKLGHKVELLVQGASSGIDPTVSAVGGFLYYQNGSFESLPVVELPIVVGYTGSSGSTKELVAKVRKSFDEMPEIIDPILNSMGKVVEKAKEIILAEYDKEIKFELLGRLMNINHGLLDALGVSTKSLSDLVYASREAGALGAKITGAGGGGCMYALAPEKQSEVATAIKIAGGMPMITKISKEGLRIEEVEK
- a CDS encoding isopentenyl phosphate kinase: MIIIKLGGSVISNKNKPYSFNQEIIEQTAEEIAQFYPNEQFIFVHGGGSFGHPNAREYKIREGLIGDVKRKRIGFSKTHQAMLKLNSLIVETFLEKGLPAYSVSSSSIFLIEKGEIVYGELEVLRKLLEKDFIPVLFGDTAIALDKGIDILSGDQIINYLARMFKPSKVLFLMDVDGIYDKNPKEKGAKLIKELTKEEIKHLLESSESAGIDVTGGIGNKLKKALEIAHYTDVYFANGMVKGNLIRILKGENPGTIIKRW
- the fni gene encoding type 2 isopentenyl-diphosphate Delta-isomerase; this encodes MDKEELTVIRKFEHIEHCLKKQVEAHVSTQFENIHFVHTSLPEIDKEEIDLSIEFLGRRFDYPIMIAGMTGGTKGSQIAGKINKTLAKAAQELNIPMGVGSQRAMIRKPETWESYYVRDVAPDIFLVGNLGAPQFAENMPNRYGVEEALKAVETIQADALAIHMNPLQESVQPEGDTQYKGVINALAELKSELSYPIIAKETGAGVSMEVAIKLESIGIDAIDVGGLGGTSWSGVEYYRAKDERSRNLALKFWDWGIPTALSVAEVRYATTLPIIATGGIRDGIAIAKALTLGANLAGVALPLLKPAVNGDVEGVIKILQRYIDELKNAMFLVGARNVEELKKVPLVVTGFAREWLEQRIDLWEFLKDRRL